In the genome of Cronobacter malonaticus LMG 23826, one region contains:
- a CDS encoding 3-oxoacyl-[acyl-carrier-protein] synthase III C-terminal domain-containing protein, giving the protein MAFTPHTPPASRLKIIATGKALPEHLITSAELDSRLGKRTGYVERRSGILHRYHAANDDSQAALAAAALHDACQRHAINPDSIELLISASAIAVQALPCSAVHVMKAAGLPAGTAGFDINSSCVSFISAIQVASALLTNGAYRRIAIVSADIASRGIDWQHEESSLIFGDGAACAIVEAGDGRSGILAMKSETYPQGSELCEIRAGGTRKNPRAGMEESDFLFHMQGKALFRQASLLIDGFWQRLLDAAGLTLNEIATVVPHQASHLSLEHMRKRLKVKPQVLVDIYRQHGNQVAASIPTALHEAFTTGRVKPGEPIMLVGTAAGLTLAGMVLLP; this is encoded by the coding sequence ATGGCCTTTACACCTCACACCCCGCCCGCTTCACGGCTGAAAATCATCGCGACCGGCAAGGCGCTGCCGGAACACCTTATTACTTCCGCCGAACTCGACAGCCGCCTTGGCAAGCGAACCGGTTATGTCGAGCGCCGCTCAGGGATTCTGCACCGCTATCATGCCGCGAACGACGACAGCCAGGCTGCGCTCGCCGCCGCCGCGCTGCATGACGCCTGCCAGCGTCACGCGATTAACCCCGACTCCATCGAGCTGCTGATCTCCGCCTCGGCCATCGCCGTTCAGGCGCTGCCCTGTTCAGCGGTGCACGTGATGAAAGCCGCAGGCTTACCGGCAGGCACGGCGGGGTTTGACATCAACAGCAGCTGCGTGAGTTTCATCAGCGCCATACAGGTGGCGTCGGCGCTGTTAACGAACGGCGCTTATCGCCGTATCGCGATTGTGTCGGCGGATATCGCCTCGCGCGGGATCGACTGGCAGCATGAGGAGTCGTCGCTTATTTTCGGTGACGGTGCCGCCTGCGCCATTGTTGAGGCGGGCGATGGTCGTTCTGGCATTCTGGCCATGAAATCGGAAACCTACCCGCAGGGCAGCGAGCTGTGCGAGATCCGCGCTGGCGGCACGCGTAAAAACCCCCGCGCCGGGATGGAGGAGAGCGACTTTCTGTTTCATATGCAGGGCAAAGCGCTGTTCCGCCAGGCCTCGCTGCTGATCGATGGCTTCTGGCAGCGGCTGCTTGACGCCGCCGGGCTAACGCTTAATGAGATAGCCACCGTGGTGCCGCATCAGGCGAGCCATTTGTCGCTTGAGCATATGCGTAAACGCCTGAAAGTGAAGCCGCAGGTGCTGGTGGATATTTACCGCCAGCACGGTAATCAGGTGGCGGCCTCGATTCCCACCGCGCTCCACGAAGCGTTTACCACCGGGCGTGTGAAACCGGGCGAGCCGATAATGCTGGTCGGCACGGCTGCGGGGTTAACGCTCGCCGGTATGGTGCTGCTGCCATGA
- the sdaA gene encoding L-serine ammonia-lyase, producing MISIFDMFKVGIGPSSSHTVGPMKAGKQFVDDLVEKGLLQDVTRVAVDVYGSLSLTGKGHHTDIAIIMGLAGNEPATVDIDAIPAFIRDVETRGRLLLAQGAHEVDFPQDNGMRFQSDNLPLHENGMTIHAYSGEKEIYSKTYYSIGGGFIVDEEHFGKTASNEVSVPYPFHSAKDLLAHCKETGLSLSGLVMKNELALHSKKEIEDYFADVWQTMRACIDRGMNTEGVLPGPLRVPRRASALRRMLVSSDKLSNDPMIVVDWVNMFALAVNEENAAGGRVVTAPTNGACGIVPAVLAYYDHFIESVSPDIYIRYFLAAGAIGALYKMNASISGAEVGCQGEVGVACSMAAAGLAELLGASPEQVCVAAEIGMEHNLGLTCDPVAGQVQVPCIERNAIASVKAINAARMAMRRTSEPRVSLDKVIETMYETGKDMNAKYRETSRGGLAIKVQCD from the coding sequence GTGATTAGTATATTCGACATGTTTAAGGTGGGCATTGGCCCCTCCTCTTCCCATACGGTAGGTCCGATGAAAGCCGGGAAGCAGTTCGTCGATGACCTGGTCGAAAAAGGATTATTGCAGGACGTGACCCGCGTTGCGGTGGACGTCTACGGCTCGCTCTCATTGACCGGCAAAGGCCACCATACCGATATCGCCATTATTATGGGCCTGGCAGGCAATGAACCCGCCACGGTGGATATCGACGCCATACCTGCGTTTATCCGTGACGTCGAAACCCGCGGTCGCCTGCTTCTCGCGCAGGGCGCTCACGAAGTGGATTTCCCGCAAGATAACGGGATGCGTTTTCAGAGCGACAACCTGCCGCTGCATGAAAATGGCATGACCATTCACGCGTACAGCGGCGAGAAAGAGATCTACAGCAAAACCTATTACTCCATCGGCGGCGGCTTTATCGTCGATGAAGAACATTTCGGCAAAACCGCCAGCAATGAAGTGAGCGTGCCGTATCCGTTCCACTCCGCTAAAGATCTGCTGGCGCATTGCAAAGAAACCGGCCTGTCGCTCTCCGGCCTGGTGATGAAAAACGAACTGGCGCTGCACAGCAAAAAAGAGATTGAAGACTATTTTGCGGACGTCTGGCAGACCATGCGCGCCTGTATCGATCGCGGCATGAATACCGAAGGCGTGCTTCCCGGCCCGCTGCGCGTACCGCGTCGCGCCTCTGCGCTGCGCCGTATGCTGGTTTCCAGCGATAAACTCTCCAACGATCCGATGATTGTGGTCGACTGGGTAAATATGTTTGCGCTCGCCGTGAACGAAGAGAACGCCGCGGGTGGGCGCGTGGTTACCGCGCCGACCAACGGCGCGTGCGGCATCGTACCGGCGGTGCTGGCCTACTATGACCACTTTATCGAGTCGGTCAGCCCCGATATTTACATCCGCTACTTCCTGGCGGCGGGCGCAATCGGCGCGCTGTATAAAATGAACGCCTCTATTTCTGGTGCCGAAGTGGGTTGCCAGGGCGAAGTGGGCGTTGCCTGTTCCATGGCGGCGGCGGGCCTTGCGGAACTGCTGGGCGCCAGCCCGGAACAGGTTTGCGTGGCGGCGGAAATCGGTATGGAACATAACCTCGGCCTTACCTGCGATCCGGTCGCGGGCCAGGTACAGGTGCCGTGTATCGAGCGTAACGCGATTGCCTCCGTGAAGGCGATTAACGCCGCGCGTATGGCGATGCGCCGTACCAGCGAGCCGCGCGTCTCACTCGATAAGGTTATCGAGACCATGTATGAAACCGGCAAAGATATGAACGCTAAATACCGTGAAACGTCACGTGGCGGCCTGGCCATTAAGGTTCAGTGCGATTAA
- a CDS encoding phosphatase PAP2 family protein produces MNETVYRLKSLLLGWGSVGVVYFTTDLLQRAGHKLPPLWFDTLLDFTPSAIWLYMSFFLLVPAGYWLTPRAEVKWLMRATQLAALFAGVIYLAWPTTMAYPAVSGEGISADALRILLAVDSPQNCFPSLHMALTLLMVRGISKRGQWRYTLAAVLWGAAISVSILQLRRHLFVDLVGGVALTLLAGMLARRMLARKVAQSALRWEETEKTKREETATGER; encoded by the coding sequence ATGAACGAAACGGTTTATCGCCTGAAATCCCTGCTGCTGGGGTGGGGAAGCGTCGGCGTGGTCTACTTCACGACCGATCTGCTCCAGCGCGCCGGGCATAAGCTGCCGCCGTTGTGGTTCGATACGCTGCTGGATTTCACGCCCTCGGCCATCTGGCTCTATATGTCGTTTTTCCTGCTCGTTCCTGCGGGCTACTGGTTAACTCCGAGAGCAGAAGTGAAATGGCTGATGCGCGCCACGCAGCTGGCGGCGCTGTTTGCCGGCGTGATTTATCTGGCGTGGCCGACGACGATGGCCTATCCCGCCGTTAGCGGCGAGGGCATCAGCGCTGACGCGCTGCGTATCCTGCTGGCGGTGGATTCGCCGCAGAACTGTTTCCCGTCACTGCATATGGCGCTGACCCTGCTGATGGTCCGGGGCATCAGCAAGCGCGGGCAGTGGCGCTATACGCTGGCCGCTGTGCTCTGGGGCGCGGCGATTAGCGTGTCGATTTTGCAGCTGCGACGCCATCTGTTTGTCGATTTGGTCGGCGGCGTCGCGCTGACGCTGCTGGCAGGCATGCTGGCGCGAAGGATGCTGGCTCGTAAGGTGGCGCAAAGCGCCTTGCGATGGGAAGAGACGGAGAAGACAAAAAGAGAAGAGACCGCCACCGGCGAACGGTGA
- a CDS encoding RidA family protein produces MTIVRIDPADRWSDAVIHNQTIYYTGVPENLDGDAYEQTANTLAQIDTLLTAQGSDKSRILDATIFLADGDDFALMNKAWDEWVVAGSAPVRCTVQARLMNPRYKVEIKIIAAV; encoded by the coding sequence ATGACAATCGTACGTATCGATCCCGCAGATCGTTGGTCTGACGCGGTGATTCACAACCAGACGATTTACTACACCGGCGTGCCGGAAAATCTCGACGGCGACGCTTACGAACAAACTGCCAATACGCTGGCGCAAATCGACACCCTGTTAACGGCGCAGGGCAGCGACAAATCCCGCATTCTTGACGCCACGATTTTTCTGGCCGACGGCGACGATTTCGCGCTGATGAATAAAGCGTGGGATGAGTGGGTGGTGGCAGGCTCCGCGCCGGTACGCTGCACCGTGCAGGCCCGCCTGATGAACCCGCGCTATAAAGTGGAAATTAAAATTATCGCCGCGGTGTAA
- a CDS encoding F390 synthetase-related protein, which yields MNKLAMLWHYFRVKRLRFQNRAALERYQQKQLGRFTARVLSKSPWFRRYRTLPFGEWQIMDKALMMAHFDEMNTGGLKAADVMACALKSENDRNFTPTVGRYSVGLSSGTSGRRGIFAVSPQEQALWAGAMLAKMLPDGLFAGERVALFLRADNNLYQSVNHRWLSLGFYDLFAPFDALLTRLEAESPSIIVAPAQVLRALALAVQAGELKIAPKKVISVAEVLDAQDRALLENVFPDVGEVYQATEGFLAATCAHGVLHLNEAFIFVEKEWLDTRRFVPIITDFTRTTQPIVRYRLDDVLTVRETPCACGDPSLALAHIEGRQDDQLLLPDGQGGERAIFGDLCNRALARVLPFTADYRLIQHGAKRLTLIVEADDAQRAQAQAALIALFEQQGVACSVLRWTLLSQIPQAPAGAKRRRIVRVRDCA from the coding sequence GTGAATAAGCTCGCCATGCTCTGGCACTATTTCCGTGTTAAACGTCTGCGTTTTCAAAATCGCGCGGCGCTGGAGCGCTACCAGCAAAAACAGCTTGGGCGGTTTACCGCGCGCGTGCTGTCGAAAAGCCCGTGGTTCAGGCGCTACCGTACACTGCCGTTTGGCGAATGGCAGATAATGGACAAAGCGCTGATGATGGCGCATTTCGATGAGATGAACACCGGTGGCCTGAAAGCGGCGGACGTGATGGCGTGCGCGCTTAAAAGTGAAAACGACCGCAATTTTACGCCGACGGTCGGGCGCTACAGCGTGGGGCTGTCGAGCGGCACATCCGGGCGGCGCGGCATTTTCGCGGTCAGCCCCCAGGAGCAGGCGCTGTGGGCAGGTGCCATGCTCGCGAAAATGCTGCCTGACGGCCTGTTCGCCGGCGAGCGGGTGGCGCTCTTTTTGCGCGCTGACAATAACCTCTATCAGAGCGTGAACCACCGCTGGCTGAGCCTCGGTTTTTACGATCTCTTTGCGCCCTTCGACGCGCTGCTCACACGGCTTGAAGCCGAATCGCCGTCGATTATCGTTGCGCCTGCGCAGGTGTTGCGCGCGCTGGCGCTGGCCGTCCAGGCAGGCGAGCTTAAGATTGCGCCAAAGAAAGTCATTTCCGTGGCGGAAGTGCTCGACGCGCAGGACCGCGCGCTGCTGGAAAACGTTTTTCCTGACGTCGGCGAAGTGTATCAGGCGACCGAAGGCTTTCTCGCCGCCACCTGCGCGCACGGGGTATTGCACCTCAACGAGGCGTTTATCTTTGTTGAAAAAGAATGGCTGGATACGCGCCGTTTTGTCCCAATCATTACCGATTTTACCCGCACCACGCAGCCCATCGTGCGTTACCGGCTGGACGATGTGCTGACGGTACGCGAGACGCCGTGCGCCTGCGGGGATCCTTCGCTGGCGCTGGCGCATATTGAAGGGCGCCAGGACGATCAACTCCTGCTGCCGGATGGCCAGGGCGGCGAGCGCGCGATTTTCGGCGATCTCTGCAACCGGGCGCTGGCGCGCGTTCTGCCCTTCACGGCGGATTACCGGCTGATCCAGCACGGCGCGAAGCGCCTGACGCTCATCGTCGAGGCCGACGACGCACAGCGCGCGCAGGCGCAGGCTGCGCTGATAGCGCTTTTTGAACAACAGGGCGTGGCGTGCAGTGTCCTTCGCTGGACGCTTTTATCGCAGATCCCGCAAGCGCCCGCCGGGGCCAAGCGGCGGCGTATCGTGCGTGTAAGGGACTGCGCATGA
- a CDS encoding YoaH family protein, which translates to MFAGLPSLTHEQQQQAVERIQELMSQGMSSGEAIAQVAQEIRATHQGDRIVARFEDDDEEE; encoded by the coding sequence ATGTTTGCAGGTTTACCTTCTCTCACCCATGAACAGCAGCAGCAAGCGGTTGAACGTATTCAGGAGCTGATGTCGCAGGGCATGAGCAGCGGCGAAGCCATCGCACAGGTGGCGCAGGAGATCCGCGCCACCCATCAGGGCGATCGCATCGTCGCGCGTTTTGAAGACGACGACGAAGAGGAATAA
- the pabB gene encoding aminodeoxychorismate synthase component 1 → MNTNLTPELISLPWRADALQQTFSALQHQPWAMLLHSGFAEHAHNRFDILVADPRVTLTTRGALTMTQDAEGCQQSDDDPLRLLHAALARFPFSPVPAEDFPFQGGALGLFGYDLGRRFERLPSQASADLNTPNMAVGIYDWALIADHHRERLTLLCYGDAKARLAWLNAQQPAETEPFRLTSPWRSNMTREEYGEKFRQVQAYLRSGDCYQVNLAQRFCAQYEGSEWQAFLTLNAANRAPFSAFLRLPEQAILSLSPERFIRLHDGAIETRPIKGTLPRLSDPEDDARQALRLAQSPKDRAENLMIVDLLRNDIGRVATPGSVKVPELFVVEPFPAVHHLVSTITATLPPSLHATDLLRASFPGGSITGAPKVRAMEIIEELEPQRRNAWCGSIGYLSFCGAMDTSITIRTLTAENGTLYCSAGGGIVADSEEAAEYQETFDKVNRILHALER, encoded by the coding sequence ATGAATACGAACCTGACTCCCGAACTGATCTCCCTGCCCTGGCGCGCCGATGCGCTGCAACAGACCTTTTCTGCGCTACAACATCAGCCGTGGGCGATGCTGCTGCACTCGGGTTTTGCCGAGCACGCCCACAACCGTTTCGACATTCTGGTGGCCGACCCGCGCGTCACGCTGACCACGCGGGGGGCGCTCACTATGACGCAAGACGCAGAGGGTTGCCAGCAGAGCGACGACGATCCGCTGCGTCTGCTGCACGCGGCGCTGGCGCGCTTTCCGTTTTCACCCGTACCAGCTGAGGATTTTCCCTTTCAGGGCGGCGCGCTCGGGCTGTTTGGCTACGATCTCGGGCGACGCTTCGAGCGGCTGCCATCACAGGCCAGCGCCGATCTCAACACGCCGAATATGGCGGTCGGCATCTATGACTGGGCGCTGATAGCCGATCACCATCGCGAGCGCCTGACGCTGCTCTGCTACGGCGATGCGAAAGCGCGTCTCGCCTGGCTTAACGCACAGCAGCCCGCAGAAACTGAGCCGTTTCGCTTAACCTCGCCGTGGCGCTCAAACATGACGCGCGAGGAATATGGCGAGAAATTCCGCCAGGTGCAGGCGTATCTGCGAAGCGGCGACTGCTATCAGGTCAATCTGGCGCAGCGGTTTTGCGCGCAGTATGAAGGCAGCGAATGGCAGGCATTTTTAACGCTCAATGCCGCTAACCGCGCGCCGTTTAGCGCCTTTCTGCGCCTGCCGGAACAGGCGATTTTAAGCCTGTCGCCGGAGCGGTTTATCCGTCTGCATGACGGCGCTATTGAAACGCGCCCCATTAAAGGCACGCTGCCGCGTTTGTCCGATCCTGAGGACGATGCGCGCCAGGCTTTACGGCTCGCACAATCGCCTAAAGATCGCGCCGAAAACCTGATGATTGTCGATCTGCTGCGTAACGACATTGGCCGCGTGGCGACGCCTGGCAGCGTGAAAGTGCCGGAGCTGTTCGTGGTTGAGCCGTTTCCGGCGGTGCATCATCTGGTCAGCACCATTACCGCGACGCTACCGCCATCGCTTCACGCCACCGATCTCCTGCGCGCGAGCTTCCCTGGCGGTTCTATCACCGGCGCGCCCAAAGTGCGGGCGATGGAAATTATCGAAGAGCTGGAGCCGCAGCGGCGCAACGCCTGGTGCGGGAGCATCGGTTATCTCAGCTTCTGCGGCGCGATGGACACCAGCATTACCATCCGCACGCTGACGGCGGAAAACGGCACACTTTACTGCTCTGCGGGCGGCGGCATCGTGGCCGACAGCGAGGAAGCGGCGGAATATCAGGAAACTTTTGATAAAGTTAATCGTATCCTGCATGCCTTAGAGAGGTAA
- a CDS encoding MBL fold metallo-hydrolase yields the protein MATITTFETGYCTHLGCIALKGAAWKTCKFPARASLIDAGGKRWLWDTGYASWFDDYTRRGIYQLYRRVTPVYFSPEQSLVRQLAEKGYRPDDIDALILSHFHADHIAGLRDFADNRFICSGEGWAQTRTLRGFAALRQAFVPGLIPENFESAVSFIEGFERVSLTAALAPFDTGFLLPGSNGEVLLVPLPGHAAGHIGAFVLTDNGWVLLAADAAWSPVSYREQRGPSRLANLVIADPAAAARTLDLLHQLWRDGGAEIRLAHEGDL from the coding sequence ATGGCCACGATTACGACGTTTGAAACGGGTTACTGCACCCATCTGGGCTGTATCGCGCTAAAGGGCGCGGCATGGAAAACCTGTAAATTTCCGGCCCGCGCGAGCCTTATCGACGCGGGCGGCAAACGCTGGCTGTGGGATACCGGCTACGCCTCGTGGTTTGACGACTACACCCGCCGCGGGATCTATCAACTTTATCGCCGCGTGACGCCGGTTTACTTCTCCCCGGAACAGTCGCTGGTGCGCCAGCTTGCGGAGAAAGGCTATCGCCCTGATGACATCGACGCCCTGATCCTCTCGCACTTTCACGCCGACCATATCGCCGGGCTGCGCGATTTCGCGGATAACCGCTTTATCTGCTCCGGCGAAGGCTGGGCGCAGACCCGCACGCTGCGCGGGTTTGCCGCGCTGCGCCAGGCGTTCGTGCCGGGGCTTATCCCGGAGAATTTTGAAAGCGCGGTCAGCTTTATCGAGGGCTTTGAGCGCGTGTCGTTGACCGCCGCACTCGCGCCGTTTGATACCGGCTTTTTATTGCCTGGCAGCAACGGCGAGGTGTTACTGGTGCCGCTGCCGGGCCACGCCGCCGGGCATATCGGCGCGTTTGTGCTGACGGATAACGGCTGGGTGCTGCTCGCGGCCGACGCCGCCTGGTCGCCGGTCAGCTACCGTGAACAGCGCGGCCCGTCGCGGCTCGCGAATCTGGTGATTGCCGATCCGGCGGCCGCTGCGCGCACGCTCGACTTACTGCACCAGCTCTGGCGCGACGGCGGCGCGGAGATCCGTCTCGCGCACGAGGGCGACCTGTGA
- a CDS encoding NAD-dependent epimerase/dehydratase family protein, whose amino-acid sequence MKYLVTGATSGLGRNAVEALLAQGCDVRATGRDEKAGAELAALGAQFVPLELAQADDARCDALMQGCDVVWHCAAKSSPWGSAQAFHAVNVAATERLAHAAARAGVTRFIHISTPAIYFDFRHHHNVDEHYRAARFACHYASSKYAAEQAIQAAARQFTHVTFIILRPRGLFGAHDRVIIPRLLRQLEADRGVLRLPRGGEALLDLTWVGNVVHAMRLATDTPGLLSGEAFNITNHEPQRLVEMLGSLLRDELRLQYRVASVPWPLLSLVAQGMEIHGHLTGTEPRLTRYSAGTVSFDMTLSQEKAITRLGYRPPVSLADGVRLTGAWLRERRG is encoded by the coding sequence ATGAAGTACCTGGTGACGGGTGCCACCAGCGGGCTTGGTCGCAACGCGGTTGAGGCGCTGCTCGCGCAGGGCTGTGACGTGCGCGCGACGGGGCGTGACGAAAAGGCTGGGGCTGAACTGGCCGCGCTCGGCGCACAGTTCGTACCGCTGGAGCTTGCGCAGGCCGATGACGCCCGCTGCGATGCGTTAATGCAGGGCTGTGATGTGGTCTGGCACTGCGCGGCCAAATCGTCGCCGTGGGGCAGCGCGCAGGCGTTTCACGCGGTGAATGTCGCGGCCACCGAACGGCTGGCCCATGCTGCCGCGCGGGCGGGCGTCACGCGTTTTATTCATATCTCCACGCCAGCTATCTATTTCGATTTCCGCCATCACCACAATGTGGATGAACACTACCGGGCTGCCCGCTTTGCCTGTCATTACGCCAGCAGTAAATATGCGGCGGAGCAGGCCATTCAGGCGGCGGCAAGGCAATTTACGCACGTCACGTTTATTATTCTGCGCCCGCGCGGGCTGTTCGGCGCGCACGATCGCGTCATCATTCCCCGCCTGCTGCGCCAGCTTGAGGCCGACCGCGGCGTGTTGCGTCTGCCGCGCGGCGGCGAGGCGCTGCTGGATTTAACCTGGGTCGGCAATGTGGTGCATGCGATGCGTCTCGCCACCGACACGCCGGGTCTCCTCTCCGGTGAAGCGTTCAATATTACCAATCATGAGCCGCAGCGGCTGGTAGAGATGCTCGGCAGTCTGCTGCGCGATGAGCTTCGGTTACAGTATCGGGTGGCGTCGGTGCCCTGGCCGCTGCTCTCGCTCGTGGCACAGGGCATGGAAATCCACGGACATCTCACCGGCACGGAACCGCGCCTGACGCGCTACAGCGCGGGCACCGTCAGTTTTGATATGACGTTAAGCCAGGAGAAAGCCATCACCCGGCTCGGCTACCGACCGCCGGTGTCGCTGGCGGACGGCGTGCGGCTTACCGGCGCCTGGCTGCGCGAAAGGAGAGGCTGA
- a CDS encoding CoA pyrophosphatase, whose translation MENSPLTLDRFLSRFQLLRPQVNRSSLNQRQAAVLVPVVRRPEPGLLLTKRAATLRKHAGQVAFPGGAVDDTDASLIAAALREAQEEVAIPPEAVEVIGVLPPVDSVTGFQVTPVVGIIPPDLPYHASEDEVAAVFEMPLAEALRLGRYHPLDIHRRGNHHRVWLSWYQHYFVWGMTAGIIRELALQIGEKP comes from the coding sequence ATGGAGAATAGCCCGCTGACGCTCGACCGGTTTTTATCGCGTTTCCAGCTCCTGCGCCCGCAGGTAAACAGATCCAGCCTGAATCAGCGCCAGGCTGCCGTGCTGGTGCCGGTGGTGCGCCGCCCGGAGCCAGGCCTGCTGTTGACGAAGCGCGCCGCCACGCTTCGCAAACACGCAGGCCAGGTGGCCTTCCCCGGCGGTGCGGTGGATGACACCGACGCCTCGCTAATCGCGGCGGCGCTGCGTGAAGCGCAGGAAGAAGTGGCTATCCCGCCCGAGGCAGTCGAGGTTATCGGCGTGCTGCCGCCGGTCGACAGCGTGACCGGTTTTCAGGTGACGCCCGTAGTGGGCATTATCCCGCCGGATCTGCCGTATCACGCCAGTGAAGATGAAGTGGCGGCGGTTTTTGAGATGCCGCTTGCCGAGGCGCTGCGGCTCGGGCGCTATCACCCGCTAGACATCCACCGGCGCGGCAATCACCACCGCGTCTGGCTCTCCTGGTATCAGCACTATTTTGTCTGGGGCATGACCGCAGGCATTATTCGTGAGCTGGCACTACAAATCGGTGAGAAACCCTGA
- a CDS encoding ATP-dependent DNA helicase, translating to MTDDFAADGQLANAIPGFKPREPQRQMAQAVSAAIEAATPLVVEAGTGTGKTYAYLAPALRAGKKVIISTGSKALQDQLYSRDLPTVAKALEYKGRLALLKGRSNYLCLERLEQQALAGGDLPVQTLSDVIQLRGWANETVDGDISTCGRVAEDAPVWPLVTSTNDNCLGTDCPLYKDCFVVKARKKAMEADVVVVNHHLFLADMVVKESGFAELIPEAEVIIFDEAHQLPDIASQYFGQSLSSRQLLDLARDIIIAYRTEVKDTQQLQKCADRLAQSTQDFRLQLGDPGFRGNLRELLADASISRALLLLDDALELCYDVAKLSLGRSALLDAAFERATLYRARLKRLKEINQPGYSYWYECNSRHFTLALTPLTVADKFQDVIAEKGGSWIFTSATLSVNDDLHHFTERLGIHEAKTLLLPSPFDYARQALLCVPRGLPQTNQPQAGKALARMLQPLIEANQGRCFMLCTSHAMMRDLAEQFRATMTLPVLLQGETSKSQLLEQFISAGNALLVATSSFWEGVDVRGDALSLVIIDKLPFTSPDDPLLKARMEDCRLRGGDPFDEVQLPEAVITLKQGVGRLIRDVDDRGVLVICDNRLVMRPYGAVFLKSLPPTPRTRDIGEAARFLTDAARQ from the coding sequence GTGACGGACGATTTTGCAGCAGATGGCCAGCTGGCCAACGCGATACCGGGCTTCAAACCGCGCGAGCCGCAGCGCCAGATGGCGCAGGCGGTCAGCGCCGCCATTGAGGCCGCGACGCCGCTGGTGGTCGAAGCGGGCACCGGGACCGGGAAAACTTACGCCTATCTGGCGCCCGCGCTGCGCGCCGGTAAGAAAGTGATTATCTCCACCGGTTCGAAAGCGCTGCAGGATCAGCTCTACAGCCGCGATCTGCCGACCGTTGCCAAAGCGCTGGAGTACAAAGGCCGTCTGGCGCTCTTAAAAGGGCGATCGAACTATTTATGCCTTGAGCGCCTTGAGCAACAGGCGCTGGCGGGCGGCGACCTGCCGGTTCAAACCTTAAGCGACGTTATCCAGCTGCGCGGCTGGGCCAACGAAACCGTCGATGGGGATATCAGCACCTGTGGACGCGTGGCGGAAGACGCCCCCGTCTGGCCGCTTGTCACCAGCACCAACGATAACTGCCTTGGCACCGACTGCCCGCTCTACAAAGACTGCTTTGTGGTCAAAGCGCGTAAAAAGGCGATGGAAGCCGATGTCGTCGTGGTGAACCATCACCTGTTTCTCGCCGATATGGTGGTCAAAGAGAGCGGCTTTGCGGAGCTTATCCCGGAGGCTGAGGTGATTATTTTCGACGAAGCCCATCAGCTTCCTGATATCGCCAGCCAGTATTTCGGCCAGTCGCTCTCCAGCCGCCAGCTGCTTGACCTCGCGAGAGACATTATCATCGCCTATCGCACCGAGGTGAAGGATACCCAGCAGCTACAAAAATGCGCCGATCGCCTGGCGCAAAGCACCCAGGATTTCAGGCTGCAACTGGGCGACCCCGGCTTTCGCGGCAATCTGCGCGAACTGCTGGCGGATGCCTCCATCAGCCGCGCGTTGCTGCTGCTTGATGACGCGCTGGAGCTTTGCTACGACGTGGCGAAGCTGTCGCTTGGCCGCTCGGCGCTGCTGGACGCCGCCTTTGAGCGCGCCACGCTCTACCGCGCGCGCCTCAAACGCTTAAAAGAGATCAATCAGCCGGGCTACAGCTACTGGTATGAGTGCAACTCGCGCCACTTTACGCTGGCCCTCACGCCGCTGACCGTCGCGGATAAATTTCAGGACGTGATCGCCGAAAAGGGCGGCAGCTGGATTTTCACCTCTGCCACGCTCTCGGTGAATGACGACCTGCATCACTTCACGGAGCGGCTCGGCATTCACGAGGCAAAAACTCTCCTGCTGCCCAGTCCGTTCGATTATGCGCGCCAGGCGCTGCTCTGCGTGCCGCGCGGCCTGCCGCAGACTAACCAGCCGCAGGCCGGAAAAGCGCTGGCGCGAATGTTACAACCGCTGATTGAGGCCAACCAGGGGCGCTGCTTTATGCTCTGCACGTCGCACGCGATGATGCGTGACCTGGCCGAGCAATTCCGCGCCACCATGACGCTGCCGGTGCTTTTGCAGGGCGAAACCAGCAAAAGCCAGCTGCTGGAGCAGTTTATTAGCGCGGGCAACGCGCTGCTGGTGGCGACAAGCAGCTTCTGGGAAGGCGTAGACGTGCGTGGCGACGCGCTGTCGCTGGTGATTATCGACAAACTGCCGTTCACCTCGCCGGACGATCCGCTGTTGAAAGCGCGGATGGAAGATTGTCGCCTGCGCGGCGGCGATCCGTTTGATGAAGTCCAGTTGCCGGAGGCGGTCATCACGCTCAAGCAGGGCGTCGGGCGGCTTATCCGCGACGTCGACGACCGCGGCGTGCTGGTGATTTGCGACAATCGCCTTGTAATGCGCCCCTACGGCGCGGTCTTTCTGAAAAGCCTGCCGCCGACGCCGCGCACCCGCGATATCGGCGAGGCGGCGCGCTTTCTCACCGACGCGGCGCGGCAGTAA